The following DNA comes from Peromyscus leucopus breed LL Stock chromosome 2, UCI_PerLeu_2.1, whole genome shotgun sequence.
tctcagcattaggaagtttgagaagcaCTGCATTAAGGGGGTAGGTAAgacctctcccctccttccagtGACTGCAAAAATCCAGGACAACAATGCATGCGAAAGCAATGTTTAACAATAAAATAGTAACACATAGGTCTTCCACGTACAAGGCTCAAAGGACGCTCTCAATACTAGGCAGTGGGCAATTCTGAGCAAAGGCTTCTGGGAAGGGCAGCATCTAGACCCAAACACTGTTTGCCACCACAGTCCCATGGAGGCATCACTGGTCTCCACTGGGAAGGAGCTAATCAATATATGTATGAATCCTCATCCCATTAAAGCGGAggttcctgggtgctggggaagttGGGGGGGGGCTGAGGCGTGACTGTCACCAATACTGAAGTAAAACTGTCTGTTTCCCTTCAAACGGGGTCCCCTGGGGCTTTGTTAAAAGTGCTTCCGCTGTGTCTTTTGAATTAAAGATGGCTTCAGGGCAGCCCAGAACGAGGTGTAGCCAGAGTAGGGAGACAGCTCCCTGTGCATGTTTCCCTGTGCATATCCCATGCCTCCCTGAGATATAAGGGCGAGGACCACACAAGCTTGTGAAGACCGAGGTGACAGGTAGCGAACACCAGGTCTCAGGTGGGTGACACAAACCCTGGTGGAGAGGCCAGCTGAGCTCAGGAGTGCCACTAATGAGGGCCTGGAAATTGGCTTCTGAATTGCTCCCTTTGGCTCCGAGGACCTCTTTATTCTCCTGGCTGGAGCTCAGGGCGGGGCTCAGAGCCCATAGATCAGAGCCGAGGGGCTGGCACATTTACTTGTCATTTGGTAATTTTCAGTGAATTAGGGGTGTGGGTTTTCCATCTGCCATCTGTCTGTACTCTGGTAACCATAGCAACCACCATCTGCCTGACTTAATATTATCAAGTCCACTCCTGAAAGAGTGCTGGACAAGGGGTTGGGACCTGGGAGGTGGCAGCCTTTCATGGACATCTTGGACATGTCCCCTGCTTTCTCTGGGTCTGAGTCTCCCCTGCATAACAACAGCTTTGAGCCACATGCCTTGAAGGGGTCTTTCTCCCAGGAACAGAATGCCACCCCAGGGAAAAACTCCCCGAGCCCATCAGCACTGAGAAGCTTTGGGTGGCCTGGTCAgcatttcttctgtgtcctgggtGTGTGCCATTAGTGCTACCTGTCTCAGACAAAGGGAGCTGCCTGTGAACCAACTGCTGAGGAGGCAGATTGTAAAGACAGTGACAGAACTACCAGAAGGAAAGACGGGACGGTGGCGGTGGCGCGGGCAGACACAAGCATTCCACACAGAGAAGGGCATCAACCATGCCCCCCTGGGGCTGCTGTGGCTGAACAGGAAAACAATTGGGCTTAATGTCACTGGGGGAGCCAGGAGCTACCCAGGAGCACCCCCCCTcgcccaacccccccccccccagccagcaCTGTCCTCCATCGGAGCCTGAACTAGGAAAGAGCCATGGTGACTTTTCTGTGTAACCCAGAAAAGGGCCCACTTCATCAGCCCCTTATTGTTTCCCCGTAGAGCGGGCTTCCTGCCCCATTGCCAACAATCCACCAGAATCCTGGGTTTGAGCACATTTCCATGGAATatttggagggagaggaagaaaacaatacCAAAAACTATTTGAGGCCTGGAAAAAGAGCCACTAGGTGTCTTTCCGGAAGCTCTAACTCGGGCATTTGGTGTAGACTTCATCTCCCAGCTCAGGCCAGAAATCTCGAGAAGCCTGAAGCACAGGACGCATGGCAGCATCCCGGGAACGGCCAACCATCATACTTACCACACTTACCATCCAGACAGACTAGATGGGTTGTTCGCTGAGAGCTCCTGGCCATGtcaaacccacacacaggcaaagcagGCTAGCTTTTCTCCACATCCATAGACACTGAcgtttgagttttaaaaaaaattacccagGACAGTGATCAGTGGATCAGTGGGTGGGCAGTGGGATGCTAAGCTTTGAAGACCCTGGCAACTAAGagttttctattcatttccttAAAGCAGGACACTTCAAATTACGTGCACTTCAGACTGGGTCAGCCTCTTTTCAGAGCTCAAGTTTCCAAAGGTCTCATGGGCCAAGGATGGAAGTTCCCTGAGGACCTTAGTTAGTCTGGGTCTCGCTGGATGCCCAGTATCCTGGTGCTCTCTTGGTGACTCTTCAATCCCATGTGGGACTTCTGCTCTCTGGGAATCCtcaccttcccttcctctctattCAAACAATCCACTTGGCGCGGGAACCACTCCAATCCCCATTTTCAAATAACGGCAATAGCAGGTTCCTAACATCCACATCCCTGTTTGCTCTAGGGCAGGCAGGGTGTAGCTTTCGCCCCAGTCTCCCCAACATGAAATTAAGATGCTAAACACTGTCCCTGCAGGGGAGACTGAGGCCCAGGTGGTGTCGTCCACTTTTGTGCAATAAAATTCTTTGTCCCACACCTTAGAGCATTGGGTTCCCGCTTTTTCCATCTGCCTGGGCCTTTCGGGTCCCACTCACCGAACTCGCAGGGGCCATCGCGTGCCTTGTGTAGGTGGCCAGGGTGCATGCGGGGTGCGTGCCGGGCGCGCAGACGTAGCGCGCAGATGCTGGAGTAGGAGCGGCCGTCGGAGCCGCAGACCGTGCCGCGCTGCGCGCACACGCAGAGCCCGGTGCCCTCGGGCGCCGTCCCCGCGGCGCGACTCGCGCACACCAGACCGGGGCCACAGCGTGCGCCCACCCGTCCCCCGCAGCTCGCGCCCTCTGCGCCCAGGCAGCGCGCGCAGCAGCCGCACTCGTCGCGCGCAGCGATCCAGGGCGCTGGGCAGGGCGAGGGCACGGGGCAGCGATCCAGCCGACACGGGCTGCACTCCGGGTGTCGTCTGGCCGCGTCGCGGAGCCCGAGGCCCGCGGTCAGTGacggcagcagcaggagcagcagcggCAAACGCGGCATGGCAGGCTCCCGGACGGACGGCAGCAGCGCCTCTGCTCCGCTTAGCGCTCGGCGCGTGCAAAGCCACGGCGCCCGCCCCGCGCCCGCTGATTGGCCCGGCCTGCACCGCGGGGCGCCCCTCGGCCCGGGACCGATGCCGCTCGGCCCTGCGGGCGAGCCTAACTGCAGGGAAGTCTCCAGAACAGCTCTGCCACCTCCGATTGAgctgtggggatgggggtgatGATGTGGGGGAGCATCCCTGTCCAAACGACAACTTGTCCACCAGTCTTAAATGTTATGACTCTCAATCCTCCCACCAGGATGCCCTATTTTATTTTGCcctctttcctgttttgtttggtAAAAGGAATTTCTAGTTTAAGAGGTCAGATTTCTACAAATGGATGGCTAGATTTCCCTCTCAGCTGGAATCCCAGTTCCTCAGCCCTGCTATCAGATTCTTGGGTATGTTTTCAGGAATTTTCTCTGCCTGTACTACTACCCTGGGTGAGCACATAGCCCAGTCCCCTCATGGGAAAACACCCACTGACTGTATGCACGACTTCGCACTTGGGTTTTTCTGCCTACAGAATTTCAGGTTTCCCACCTTTTATCATCACTGAAACCCAATCTCTCTGCAAACAACGGGAGCAGAGGTGAAAAAGCTGGGTTCTCTCACGGGTGTTTTTTAATGCTACAAACAGCCGTGCACCTTACGGCTGACGACTAAGAATGTTGGGATGGGGTCCCGCAGAACAAGTGTTGGCGCGCCTATGGCCTAGCGGGGTAAAGCATGTTAAAAAGACAGGTTCCTGCTGCAGTTAAACATGCAGGCGCCCAGCCAGGCTCTGAGGACCTCATCCCAGAAAAAAGGGGCCCTGTCGCTGGGCATTGACATGTGGCTAGGGGGATACCCTCAAGGAAGAGAAGAACTTACCAACCAGACTCCCCAAGAGCCCAGGAGCCGGCACCTACTACCCTTGAGTTCGCTCTTTCATATATTGTTGTCTTACTTCTAGAGATGAAGAAAGCCTCTCGGTGCCTGGGACGAGCTGCTGAAGATTTCATGAGTTAcatcttgttttcctttcttagcCCAGTTCTGCCCAGTTTGCAGTCTTCTGGGGGAGGTCCTTATCCCCAAAAGAAGCCCCTGTGGAGGCCGCTTTATGTGGTGAGCAGAGCAGAACCCTATGGCCAGGTCACTCCAGCTCTTACCTTACAGTGGGCACATAGAGCAGAGACAGTCAGGTGCCTTGGGGAAAACGGTGacgaggagaatgctgggaaagctCTCAGCACACGGAGCACATTCCATTCACCCCAGAGACTGCTAGCTTTACCTGGAATGGCCTTTTAACCCATTCACACCTCCTGACTCCCTAATCCCATCTGTGACTCTTTACTAAGAAAATAATTGCTCCATCTTAAGGTTTCACCCTAGAGTTGAAAATTGGAAACAAGCTAATTGCCCATGGGCAGGCCAGGATTAAGTACATTATGGTCCATCTGACAATAGAGAACTAAGCAGACCCTGAAAATGAGCAAGAGGTAGGCTCATGGAAATGCAAAGATGTTTATGTGTTGCTTGGTGAGCCAGCCGATGTAAAATACACATCTATGTAATGTCATATGTGCACGTGAATGTGGCAACTgctgaaagagagagggggggatggagggagggagggaggagtgtgTTTAATGCTCTGGAGGAAACACAATGTTCATGCAACCAAGCACGGTTTGGAAACAAAAGCGATAAACTGTTCACTGCCTTTCAGGGACAACCTTCCCGTAACTCCATGCTCTCTAATGGCTCATCATTGTCCAAGCAGACTGTAGGCTGCTCCAGAATGAGTGGGTGCCGTCAGTGGACGAGTTCAAGGTGAACCTTGGTGAGCATCACGGAAGGAATCAAGGCATTAGAAGTCGGAAGAGGTGATCTGAAAGTCCTTCACACTGAACCATCATTCCCAAGGTCCAAAGCCTGGCTCTGAGACCAGGACGAGGCGGACATGGCAAATGTATACAGAACTGAATTTGTCTGCTTTTTATGCAGATGCTGAGGGAGCAGGCACTGAATGATGTCACTGTGAAATTCATGTGTGCTTAATGCAGGTAGGGATATACAGTTCCACAGAGGCGCATTTACATACGATCTACATTCCTTTTAAATGGCAGGGAAAGCATTATGTATGCATAATGACCCtgagaattaaagaaaaggattCATTTTCCAGCCCTGAGCCTGAGGCATCAAAGTCTGAGTGTGTCTGGGTAGAGAAAACATACCAGGCTTTGAAGATGCTCAGctctgtctctttttaaaattgccCCAAGTCCACAGTCCAGCACGGTTAGTTATATCTCTCAGTATGCTTCTCAAGGGGCCAACTAACACCGTGGGCcacaggcgggggtgggggtgggggtgggggtggggggggagggcacGCATAGGATTATGATAaatggcggtgtgtgtgtgtgtgtgtgtgtgtgtgtgtgtgtgtgtgtgtgtgaattctccAGATAGGGAAGGGAACTGGGGCAGGTGGTGAGGTCCCAGGCACCTGGGTAGTGATTAAACAGCAAGAATGGATGTGGCTTTCTGCTACACTCAGGGCCTGGGTACAAACACAAGGGGAGACCAATTAATGGCCCAAAGTGGATGCACGCACACGGATTCATTCATCCCATAGGCCCAGAGATGAATAGCAGGTGTCCCTGTCCCAGGGGGGCTCAAGCAAGGGAGGCCTTTCATGAATAGCTCAGGTTGATCCAGGAAGGCCTCTCTGTGTTTTCAGACCCCTAGTGGACCACtccagagcagaggaagaggcgGCTTCCAGAGGGAAGTCTCATGAatgatgtgtgtggggggggtaagAAACATGATTGGCTTGGGTGATGTATTCAGTGAGCACAAGACACAGACTTCTGCAAAGATGGGCATCCAGATGCTGAGCAGCTGACAAAAGAACCACAGGGATTCTTCTTCCTGCTGGAAAGTTGGAGAAAACAATGAG
Coding sequences within:
- the Igfbpl1 gene encoding insulin-like growth factor-binding protein-like 1, with the translated sequence MPRLPLLLLLLPSLTAGLGLRDAARRHPECSPCRLDRCPVPSPCPAPWIAARDECGCCARCLGAEGASCGGRVGARCGPGLVCASRAAGTAPEGTGLCVCAQRGTVCGSDGRSYSSICALRLRARHAPRMHPGHLHKARDGPCEFGDPVVLMPPRDVHNVTGAQVFLSCEVKAVPTPVITWKKVVGSPEGTEELEELPGDHVNIAVQVRGGPSDHETISWILINPLRKEDEGVYHCHAANAIGEAQSHSTVKVLDLSRYKSLRSPVPADLL